Part of the Triticum aestivum cultivar Chinese Spring chromosome 4D, IWGSC CS RefSeq v2.1, whole genome shotgun sequence genome is shown below.
acatctagcacTGCGTTTGCCATGTTACGTTTTtgtgacgctttgattgctttgttatttattatgttccccctccgttacttctttccggtagaccctgagactgccggcgacccctagttcgactacggtgttgacgacctctccttgccagagcaaccaggcaagccccccccccttgatcaccagatatcgcctattcttctctatactgcttgcattagagtagtgtagcatgttactgctttccgttaatcctatcctgatgcatagcctatcattgttgctgcAGTTGTtaaccttacctgctatcctactgcttagtataggatgctagtgttccatcagtggccctacactctcgtccatctgccatgctatactactgggccgtgatcacttcgggaggtgatcacgggtatatactatatactttatatacatgacacatgtggtgactaaagtcgggtcggctcgttgagtacccgcaagtgattctgatgagggggctgaaaggacaggtggctccatcccggtagaggtgggcctgggttcctgacggcccccgactgttactttgtggcagagcgacagggcaggttgagaccacctaggagagaggtgggcctggccctagtcggcgttcgcggatacttaacatgcttaacgagatcttggtatttgatctgagtctggccatttggtctatacgcactaaccaactacgcgggaacagttatgggcactcgatgtcgtggtatcagccgaagctcttcttgacgtcagcgacggagcggcgcgcgccggattggactggaacgcctgctaggctaggtctgcttccggccgcgtacgcaacgtgcaggtgtgcaatgggcgatgggcccagacccctgcgcgcataggatttagaccggcgtgctgacctctctgttgagcctaggtggggctgcgacgtgttgatcttccgaggccgggaatgacccaggaaagtgtgtccggccaaatgggatcgagcgtgttgggttatgtggtgcacccctgcaaggaagtttatctattcgaatagccgtgtccctcggtaaaaggacgacccgaagttgtaccttgaccttatgacaactagaactggatacttaataaaacacacccttccaagtgccagatataacccggtgatcgctctctaacagggcgacgaggaggggatcgccgggtaggattatgctatacgatgctacttggtgaacttcaaTCTACActcttctacgtgctgcaagatggaggtggccagaagcatagtcttcgacaggattaggtacccccctcttattctggcattctgcagttcagtccaccgatatggccctttacacatatacccatgcatatgtagtgtagctccttgcttgcgagtactttggatgagtactcacggttgcttttctccctcttttccccctttcctttctacctggttgtcgcaaccagatgctggagcccaggagccagacgccaccgtcgacgacgactcctactaccccggaggtgcctactactacgtgcagcccgctgacgacgaccaggagtagttaggaggatcccaggcaggaggcctgcgcctctttcgatctgtatccccgtttgtgctagccttcttaaggcaaacttgtttaacttatgtctgtactcagatattgttgcttccgctgacttgtctatgatcgagcacttgtattcgagccctcgaggcccctggcttgtattatgatgcttgtatgacttatttatgttttagagttgtgttgtgatatcttcccatgagtccctgatcttgatcgtacacgtttgcgtgcatgattagtgtacggtcaaatcgggggcgtcacaattgtgcctccacactgctccaaatggagattagcatccgcaagggtgtgaacttcgggatacatcgtcgtctccgcgtacctcggttatctcttacccgagccctttacttatgcactttactttgcgatagccatattgtttcttgtcatatatcttgccatcacatagttgtttatcttgcttagcataagttgttggtgcacataggtgagcctagttgttgtaggttttgtgcttgacaaattaaccgctaggtttattccgcatttgttcaagcctaaaccgtaattattttaaaacgcctattcaccccctctaggcgacatccacgatctttcaaccgGTACTTGTtctcgattacctagggacaaatgactttcttgttgacaaaagctatccacttttattaccttgcaatttacttGTAGttttttattctcgcaaagtactcgtagttttattctcgcaaaatagtttcataaagcaaacgttaagcgtgtgtagagttgtaccggtggtcggtagaacttgagggaatatttgttctacctttagctcctcgttgggttcgacactcttatttatcgaagaaggctacaaacgaccccctatacttgtgggttatcaagacctttttctggcatcgttgccggggagcaatagcatggggtgagtattctcgtgtgtgcttgtttgctttatcactaagtagtttttattttctgttctaagttgttctctatctttacttatggatatggaacacgaaacaccaaaaaaattagtggtacttgctactcatggagatggggaacctcctaaactcctcgatgcttgttatgtgaaagatattatgcactactttgataatcctgagaaaaccccattcaacttgataatgggagtaacgttggatcaacgtgaatactttagggattatcgcttgacacaaaaagggaaactattatgggatcaaattcatatgttgcattggtatgctcgggagctatgcttaagatatgattatacttgttgctctaggatgaaggctccacacctccccttttcatgcaaatttaatgataatgaaacattggcttcttatgctaatggtatatatgattactatgatgtggaacaaatagaagaatttgttgcttttaagggtgcttatgaaattgaatctttgtttgaaaagcttgaaatttttgatgattcagtttatagacctgaaaattttgctatcctaaaatattgctatgataattataaatgcaactacgatattgatgtatttacTGAGAatgtctccgctatccaagaagagactaatattttgcaggagtctatggaataagaaattgatgaaactatgagttcattggatgaaaaagatgatgaggagaacgaagaacaacagaggaagagcggattagctacccatgcccaccttctaatgagagtaactcttcaactcatacattgtttaatttcccttcgtgcttaccgaaggatgaatgctatgatatgctatgatcctattgattcatttgaaaatccctttttgatgaacttgatgcttgctatgcttgtggccaagatgccaatttgaattatgcttatgaagatgaacttgctatatttccttatgttaaacatgaaattattgctattgcacccacacatgatagtcctactatctttttgaattcttcccaactacactatatcgaagaagtttgcttttattaaggattacattgatgggttgccttttaccgttgcacatgatgattttgatgaatataatatgcatgtgcttgctgcccctacttgcaattattatgagagaggaactagtCTCCGTCTCTTTacgtttccaatatgatagaattggaAGAACCTGCTtatactatgtattggcctttacttgatgtgcatgaattgttcttgtatgacatgccgatgcataggaagagagttagacttcgtcattgcttgatatatgttgctttgtgctcactaataaatgccaaatcattgctaattaaaattggttttgatataccttgggatccgggtggatccattacttgagcactttatgcctagcttaatggctttaaagaaagcgctgccagggagacaacctgtaagttttaggtaaagcaaacgttaagcttgcatagagttgtattggtggtcgatagaacttgaggaaatatttgttctacctttagcccctcgttgggttcgacactcttatttatcgaagaaggctacaaacgatcccctatatttgtgggttatcagacgCCGGATCTGCTTTGTCGATGTTGCTCGACCTTTGCCGCAGGTAGCCTACGTCCTATCGTCATGCGGTCATTCTACCCTCTCCATAGAGAGAAATCCTGCTCTGAACCTGAATTTAGGACGACGATACTTCCTTCCCTGTTGGATTGGAGATCCTGTTGCAGAGGCGCCAATGACGGAGGCACCGCCACGGATGTTGACGTTTTAGGCAGCGCAGGGCGGGAGCTGAGGTTGATGCAAAGATGGAAACATCGGTATCGAGAAGGATGGAGGTGAATGTAGCGTTGAAGGCGACCAATGCTAGATGGTTCCTCCATTGCCTTCGTATCCACATCTGGATCTACAACCGGAAAGGAGCTCTTTTTTCTTGGATCCATACAGGACGATCTGACTTGGGCTTCAAATTATGTCCCTGGATCCAGGAACATGTTAACCTTTGCCCAAAAATATTCGAGACTATTTTGAGGATTCTGAGAATTTAGAATGAGAGATGCACTCTCTCCTTGAATTCAACAGGAAAAAAGAGTCTATATGATTTGAAGATCTCCGTATAGAGCTAAACGAACTAGAAAGGCTGAGGATAGGTGGAAAGGAATAACCTACAGGATTCTGGAATATAAGCTAAGAAAGGGGGGGTAGGTTGGAGGCAGGGAGAGAGATGGCAGTCGTCGAAACAGAAACAAAACAGAGAAACAAAGGATTCAGATGAAACTGAGAAAATTAGCAGAAGAGGATGGATATAGATGCGGGGCACAGAGATGATGCACAAAAGGGAGGCAGCGGATGATGGACTACAAATGTAAATACCGAGATCGGGGAAAAACATCGATGCCCAACAAAGATTGGGGGCAAAAACACAGCAGCGGAAGCAAGTCGAGACCATCCTAGAAGATTAGAATGAAGGAGAGATGAGCTGAAGGGGTAAAACGGCAGAGcgagtagatcatgaaaagaatcgACTTGGCAagggggattcagagggagaaGACAACAGCATGACACTGATCACCGCAAGCCGCCACTCGGGCACTGTAGCGCCTAACTCTTGCGCCATGCATGTCGAGTTACTACTACTCCAGATCCAAGAGAACACATCCTCCGGGAAGGTATTAACTTTGATCGCTGACACCTCATCCCAGATATTGTTGTACTGGATCAGAACACGCATGCTTAGAGCGCCACCAATATCCCTGACCCAACTGTTGTTATTGGGGATCCCATCGGCCACAAGCTTTGTGTTGATCTTTTCTAGGCGCTACTTTGATCCAAACAAATGGGGTGATTTTACCTATCGTACGTCCTCCGATCCATCTATCTTTTTAAAAGAGGGTTTCGCGGTCATTGCCGATTTAAACCCTAACCAAAATATGTAAGTTAGCATTGGCTTTAGGGCCGGGATCAACTCAGGACCATGCCACGGTTTTGTGGTGCCTTCGTCAATCTAAGCTGTTGTGTGAGCTCAGTAACTTAGAGGTGCTCATAAAGATCAAATGTACGTGCATGTACGTTCATAGAAGTATGTGTGTATAAATGAGCGTCTATGGTAGTATCGTGTTAAAAGAAAATCATGACGCACCATCCCGAAGCGCCAATACAGTCAGACATTTGGTTAGCAGAGAGTTATCTAACATCCGCAGTCGAAAGACCTAGATTCATCCAACAGTGATGCACCGGAGCTTTAAAATAACCATCGCAGCTCATCTTTAGCCATCAACGTTGACCAAATTACTCTACCCTCGAGCTCTGCCGTTGCGCCACACATGCCGAGTGACGAGGCAGTGCATCGTCATGGATCGACGATGAATAAGAAATATCTGGAAAACCCATCATCAACAAATAAAAATCAGTGTTGATGAataagaaatactccctccgttcctaaatataagtctttgtagagttttcactataaaccacatacggatgtatatagatgcattttaagtgtagattcattcattttgcaccgtatgtagtccacctagtgaaatctctacaaagacttacatttaggaacggagtaTCTGGAAAACCCGTCAGCAACAAATAAAAAATCTCGCCGTTGCGAATTACTAGCAGCAGCAGGTGACAAGGACCCAAGAGCTGGGCTCGCGCGGGCGACCTAACTCCATCCACTGGCACGCCCCGTACGTAACCACCGCTCAACCGCCCGCCACATACCCCCACTGACAGCAGTGCGGATATGTGAATCTGCCAGGGGCCGCGCTTTATCAGGACCCCGCGCCTACGTGTGGCACGCCGCCTACGGCATTCCGGCACGTGCCGGCCGCCCCCCGTTAACAAACTCCCACCACCCGCGTCCGCTACCCCGTCGCTTGCACCACGGCCCCACCATAGACCACCGCGTCGGTCCGGAACGTCAGTGTCCTGGAAAATCGAAGCATCGGCGCGTGCGTGCGTGCCCGGGCTTCCACCCCCGCCCCGCGTGTACAAATACGAGCGCCCAGAAGAGGGCCGGAGACCCCGGTGTCATAACCGGCAGTGCGAAGAGGACTGACTAGAAGCGGTGCCTCTGAGGGTCTGGTCTTTTGTCTACGGCGGTGCATATCTGAGTATCTGACGACCGCCCGCCGCCGGCGATGGGCTGCTGGTGGGAGCGCCTCGTGCTGCCGGTGCGAAGGGCGTGGCTCGGCGTCGCCTCCCGCTTCGGTGTGCGCCAGTCCGGTAAGGCCGCCCGCCGCTAGCTCACCGTTCAGCCACATGCTGCAGAGGCTTCCCTCGTCGGTCCACCTAGTCCTGGGCTGACTCCGGCGTCGCTGGTTGCTTTTTTGGTTGCAGGGCTGTGGAGGCTCCGGCAGGAGGTGAGCACGTGCGAGTACGAGGACGTGCGCGTGATGTGGGAGATGCTGAGCCGCACCGCGTcggcgccgccggcgccggcgaccaGGCGCCACAGCAGCTTCCGGCAGCCGCGGCCGTGGGCCGACAGGCTCCG
Proteins encoded:
- the LOC123100180 gene encoding uncharacterized protein translates to MGCWWERLVLPVRRAWLGVASRFGVRQSGLWRLRQEVSTCEYEDVRVMWEMLSRTASAPPAPATRRHSSFRQPRPWADRLRLCRDI